In the genome of Helicovermis profundi, the window TTTCTAAATGAAATTTTCCTTTTTCGTCGAAATATTTATCATCAACGTTAACTGCTACAACTTCAGCTAAAAACATATCGTGAGAACCAAGCTCGATTATATCTTTTACAATGCACTCAATATTAACAGGAGATTCTTTTATAAGTGGTGCATTGATTTTACTTGCTTTTTCAGGTGTTAAATTCATTTCACTAAATTTACTAATATCTTTTCCTGATTTCACACCACAATAATCAGTTGCGAAAGCAAGGTCCTTAGTAGTTAAGTTAATTACAAATTCCATATTTTTTTTTAATATATTATAAGAATGTCTTTCTTTACGAACAGAAATATATGTCATTGCTGGATCCGAACAAATTGTACCAGTCCAAGCAATTGTTATTATATTAAATTCGTCTTTATTTGCTCCAATACTTACCATAACAGCAGGAACAGGATATACCATTGTTCCAGGTTTCCATGTAGTTTTACTCATATTTACCTCGCTTCATTACAAATTTATATTTTGTAAAAACAATTAATTTTAACAATTTATTTAATGATATCATAATGAGGAGGTATAATAAATATATTTTTTGATTTAAGATGGAGTTTTGAAATAGAAAGAACTTAAATAAAAGAGTATAATAAATATATTAAGCTTTATAAATTTGAGTTTTAGTTAATTATTTAAATGGAGGTATAATTTGAGAAAAAGAATTTTAGGAAGAACTGGACTTTTGGTTTCTGAAATAGGTTTTGGAGGAATACCAATTCAAAGAATATCTAAGGAAGAAGCACTAAATGTTATAAAAAAATGCAAAAACGAAGGTATTAATTTTATTGATACTGCAAGAGGTTATACAGTAAGCGAAGAATATATTGGAGCAGCAATTCAAAATAATAGAAGAGACTGGATACTTGCAAGCAAATCTCCTGTTAGAGATTATAATGGTATGAAGAAAGAAGTTGAAATAAGTTTAATAAATCTTAAAACTGACTATATTGATTTGTATCAATTTCATTTTGTAAAATCACTTGAAGATCTTTCAATGATAGTTTCGGAAAACGGTGCACTTAAAGCCTTAGTAGAAGCAAAAGAAGAAGGGAAAATAGGTCATATAGGAATAACTAGTCATAGTGTGGATATTTTAGAAAAAGCTCTTGAATTAGATTTGTTTGAAACAATTCAATTTCCATATAATTTAGTTGAAAATCAAGGAGAAAAAATATTTAAAATTGCAAATGAAAAAAACGTTGGTGTTATTATTATGAAGCCAATTGCAGGCGGAGCAATAGACAATGGAGAATTAAGTCTCAAATATGTTCTTAATAATAAAAATGTTACTGTTGCAATTCCAGGTATGGAAACTGAAGAACTAGTCGAAAAAAATGCGAGTGTAGGTAATAATTCACTAAAATTAAGTGAAACTGATCTTAAAGAGTTAAATAAGATTAAAGAAAAATTAAGTGGAGAATTTTGTAGACGTTGTGGTTATTGTCTTCCGTGCGAAAAAGGAATTGATATTCCATCTCAATTTATACTTGAAGGTTATTTAACAAGATATAAATTAAAGGATTGGGCCATAAACAGATATGAATCACTTGAAATTAAATCTAGTGATTGCGTTAAATGTGGTATTTGTGAAACAAAATGCCCATATGATTTGCCTATTATTAAAATGCTTGAGAATGTAAGTAATAGTTTTAACAATGTTGACAAATGATTGTAAATAGTTAAAATGTAATAGTAAAATAATTTAAAAATGGAGGTAGTTTATGAAAAATATTATTATGTACACTACAAGTACTTGACCGCATTGTAAAACTGCTAAGGAGTTCCTTAGAAATAATGGATATAAGTTTATCGAAAAAAATGTTCAAATAGATAAAGAAGCTCAAAAAGAATTAATGAGTATGAATATTATGGGGGTACCAGCATTTCTTATTGGTGGCGAAAAAGTCGTTGGATTTGACTCGGTTAAAATAGAAAATCTTCTTGATTATACAGTCGAAAAATGCCCAAAGTGTCAAACTAGAGTAAGAGTACCAAAAGGAAAAGGTAAAATTAAAATTACATGTAAAGAATGCAGTGAAGAATATATTATAAATACAAAAAATAATTAGAAAAATTCATAATTTATTATAATATAATTAAATATTTTGTAGACTTTAATAGATCATACTGTTATCATAACTTTAGATGCTTTATGGTCTATTTATTATTTTACATTGAGAGGTAGATATGAATATTTCTAGAAAAAAATCTATAGTATTTTTAGTTCTTGCTGCAGTTCTTTGGAGCACGGGTGGAATACTTATAAAATTAGTTGATTGGAATCCTATAGCAATTGCAGGAACAAGAAGTGGTGTATCTGCAATTCTTATGTATTTTTATATAATTAAAAAAAATAAAGATAGTAAACTACTTTCACCAAAAATAAAATTAACTAAAATTAAATTTTTAGGTGGGTGTGTATATGCAGCTACTGTTATTCTATTTGTTTTAGGGAATAAATTAACTACTTCTGCCAATGTAATTCTTCTTCAATATACTGCTCCAATATGGGTAGCATTATTTTCTGGTTACTTCTTAAAAGAAAAAGTGAAAAAAGGAGATTGGATCTCTATATTTTTTGTAATGTCAGGTATGGTTTTATTCTTCGTTGGAGATATAAATACAGGTCAAATGATAGGAAATTTTGTGTCAGTGTTAAGTGGCTTTGCACTTGCTGGAGTAGTTATTTTATTAAAGCTTCAAAAGGAAGGTTCAGCAGTAGAAATGACATTTGTTGGTAATATAATAACTTTAATTGTATCAATTCCTTTTATATTGTGGTCGATGCCGAGTACTATAAGTATAATTGGAATAATTTTACTAGGTATATTTCAATTGGGCTTATCATATATATTGTATTCAGAAGCAATTTTTAACGTTACAGCTGTTGAAGCTATTTTAATACCTGTAATTGAGCCTTTATTAAATCCTATTTGGGTATTTTTATTTAATGGTGAAAAACCAAGTCTTATGGCAATTATTGGTGGTATGATTGTAGTATCTTCAGTGGTAATTAGAAATATTATAGCTAATAAAAAGAATAAATCGTGTGATTTTAAATACAAAGAATCAACCTCGTAATTATTTTAAAGTTACAAAAAATAGTGTTAGAAGGAGTAAAAATGTATATAAAGCAAATTGAAAAATATAATCCTATAAATGAACAAGAAGAAAACGATAAAAAAATAATACTTAAGTATATTGATAAATTTCCTAATGATATATTATTAAGGCAAAATGAAGCGATGCATATTACAAGCTCTAGTATGATTTTCAACAAAGAAAAAACAAAAGTTTTAATGATTCATCATAATATCTACAGAACATGGTCGTGGACAGGTGGACACGTAGATGGTGATTGTGACCTTCTATATGTAGCTTTAAAGGAGGCAAAAGAAGAAACTGGCTTGGAAAATATAAAAATACTTAATAGTGAAATTTCTTCTATAGATATATTACCAGTTTGGGGACACTACAAAAAAAGCAAATATGTTAGTGCTCATCTTCATTTGAATACTTCATATATTTTCGAAGCGGATGATAAAGAGTTATTAAAAGTAAATATTGAAGAAACAAGTGGAGTCAAATGGATTGATATAAATAAAATTAGTGAATTTTCAAATGAACCTGAACTTATTGTTGTTTATAATAAACTGATTAGTAAAGCTTTATTAAGTAATAAATAATAGAATTTTGTTTAAAAGGGTTTATTTAATGGTAAACATGTAATGTGATACATATTAATAATTTTGGTAATATATAAATTGTTTCTTTAAAATTAAGTCGGAGGTAGATATGAATATTTTACATTTAGAATATAGTGGAATGTATAGAATGATAATAAAAGACATGATTATAAAAAGTGGAAATGTATCCTTCGATTCAAAAAAAGGTAGTGAGTTATTTAAAATATTAGCACTTAATGATATTGATTTGATTATTACCGGTACGGAACTCTCAGATATGACGGGTGAAGATATTGTACATGAAGTAAAAAATTCAAAATTTTCAAATATACCTATAATTGTTATTTCAGCAAATGAATACGATGAAACAATAGAAAGATTTCCAAATTTACATGTAGATGATTATCTTCAAAAACAAACATTAGATTTTGATAGATTTTGTGAATGTATTGAGAGATATGAGTAAAAGAAAAAAATAGTTGTAAAATATAGCTTCACCGCCAAATGCAGGCGGGAGGCGCTATATTTTACAACTATTTTTTACCGCACAAAACAAGAATTAATGTAGTTTTTCTTTATCTTATAATTTTTCATTATACTTATTGTTGAAACATAACTGTCACATAGAGATGTTAATATTACTTTATTAAATAATATTAATGGGAGGAAGATATGTATGCAATTTATTAAAAAACATATAAGAGGAATTATTCAATTATTTATTTTTACACTTGTTTTATTAATTTCAATAAATCATAATTTACTAGAAAGTGGCGGTGGTATTTCATGGTTTTCTTCAGCTTCGCTTCATGCTGTTTGTCCATTTGGTGGTGTAGTGACCATTTATCAGCTACTTACAGTAGGTACTTTTGTTAAACAAATTCATGCCGCAACTCTTGTTTTACTTGTTATTGTATTACTACTCGCAGTATTTTTAGGACCTGTTTTTTGCGGTTGGTTATGTCCTCTTGGAAGTATTCAGGAGTGGATAGGTAAAATAGGAAAGAAAATATTTGGCAAAAAATATAATACTTTTGTAAATTCAAAACTTGATAGAGTATTAAGATATTTTAGATATTTTGTACTTGTATGGGTTATTATTATTACAGCTAGAAGTGGAGAAATATTGTTTCAACATGTAGATCCTTATTATGCACTTTTTAATTTTTATACAGGTGAGGTTGCAATTCAAGGTTTAGTAATACTTTCGCTTACTCTTATATCATCACTTTTTGTAGAGAGATCATGGTGTAAATATGCATGTCCTTATGGTGCTCTTCTAGGTTTAACAAATAAATTTAGTATATTTAAAATAAAAAGGAATAAAAATACTTGTGTTACTTGTAAAAAATGCGATAAAGATTGTCCTATGAACATTGAAGTTTCAAGTAAATCAATTGTTACAGATTTACAGTGTATAAGATGTATGAAATGTACTTCAGATAATTCTTGTCCTATTCCTGAAACAGTTGATATAAAATTTTAAGGAGGCAAATATGAAATTAAAACCAATAACAGTTGGATTAATAATAATATCAGTACTTTTCGTGGGTATATTTATTAGCAAATCTATGAATTTATGGCAAACTGAATCATCAAAAGTACCCGTATCTATAAAATCTGGTGAATTTGCTGGTATGAGCGATCCAAACGATATTAGAGGATCATATTCATTAGAAGATATTGAAAATGCATTTAATGTGCCAGCAGAAGATATAGCTAAAGCTTTTCAAATTGGTGAAGACATTAATACTAAAACTTTTTTAGTTAAGAACTTAGAAGAAATGTACACGGACCCAAATTATGAAATTGGAACAGGTTCTGTAAGGGTATTCGTTGGATTTTATTTGGGTTTACCAGTAGACTTAAGTGAAAATAATTATCTATTAAATAATGCAAAATCTATATTGATTAATTCAGGAAAAATCACGGAAGAACAAACTAAGTATTTAGACTCACATCTTATATCTAAGAGCGAACTTAATTTAGATTCGACTACAAATAATAGTAGTGTAGTATCTTCAGAGGAATCTTCGATAGAGGAAAATAAACTTAAAGGTGATAGTGTTTTTAATGATCTTTATGATTATGGAATGACAAAAGAAGAAATTGAATCAGTATTTGGCGAAGTACCTAATAATTTAATGAGTATTAGAACATATTGTCAAGATAAAGAAATATCTTTTTCAGAAATAAAAGTAAAATTGCAAAATATAATAGATGCAAAATAAATGAAAAAAAGTTATAAAACTTCGCTTCACACCAAAATCAGGTGTAAGGCGCTACGTTTTATAACTTTTTTTCTACCTATAAATAGAAAAGGCTATGCAACTTCGCTTCACCGCCAAAATCAGGCGTGAGGCGCTGCGTTTTATAACTGTTTTTTTGCCTTTTAGGTGCAAAAGGCGATGTAACTTCGCTTCACACCAAAATTAGGCGTGAGGCGCTATATTTTTAACTTTTTTACTTTAGCAATAATAATAGTGATATAAATTTGTAATTTAGTATTATTCCTATTAAGATTATTCAATGTCAAAAATGAAATAAAATATTAAGTTTTATTCAATTATATTGTATACAATCTCTAATTGTGTTATTATTCGAATAATATATCGTAAAAAATGAAAGCAACATATATAAAACTTTCATTTAATAGAATATTTTGTAGAAGAGATTAGGGGGATTATTATGAATTTAAGGAGTGTGCTTTCAAAAGAGGGTCTTTATAATGAAGATAATGAAAGGGATAATTGTGGTGTAGGTTTTATTTGTAATATTAATGGTGATAAAAAAAATAAAATTGTAAGTGATGGACTTATGATTCTAAAAAATTTAAGGCATAGGGGTGCAGTTGGTTCGGATGATACAACTGGAGATGGTGCAGGTGTAATGATTCAAATTCCATACGAGTATTTCAATTCACAGATTAACAAATTGTCTGGAAAGAAAAACTACGGAGTTGGTATGATTTTTTTCCCTAATGATCCTTTTGCGAGAGTTTTGTATGAAGGTATTATAGAAAAGCATATTAAAGATTGTAATTTAAGTATTTTATGTTGGAGAGATGTGCCAACTAATGATTATGCACTTGGTGAACTTGCAAAGGCGACAAAACCATTTATAAGACAAATTTTTATTGATAGGGGCGTTCTTGAAGAAAAATTATTTGATAGAAAATTATATCTTATTAGAAAAAGAATTCAAAATGATATTTACAGATTTAATGATACATTTAGTAAAAAATTTTATATTTGTTCATTGTCCTCAAAGACGATTGTGTATAAAGGTCAAATTTTAGGACATTTAATTAGTGAATATTATCAGGATTTAGCTGATGATAGAGTAGTTAGTTCGTTTTGTATAGTTCATGAAAGATATTCAACCAATACTTTTCCATCTTGGAAATTATCTCAGCCGTTTAGATTTATATCTCATAACGGAGAATTTAATACTATAAAATCAAATAAAAATTGGATGAAAGCAAGAGAAGGAATTTTAAAGTCTGATATTTTTGGAAAAAATTTTGATTCTCTTAAACCGTTTATTGAAGAAAATGTTAGTGATTCGGGTGCTTTTGATAATACTTTTGAACTTCTTATTAATAATAATCATAGTATGGAATATGCATTATCGCTAATGTTGCCAAATGCTTATGAAAAAGATGATAGTATTTCTGAAAGTGCGAAATTATATCATGAGTATAATTCTAGGATAATGGAGCCGTGGGATGGACCAAGTACAATTGTATTTTCTGATGGAAATAAAATTGGCGCTGCGGTTGATAGAAATGGACTTAGACCTGCAAGGTATATTGTAACTAAAGAAGACGAAGTGATTTTTTCTTCTGAAGTTGGAGTATTAAATACAAATCAAGATAATATTGTTCGTAAAGATATAGTAAGTGCAGGTGAGATATTTTTAATTGATATTAATAATAAAAGAATTATTTTTGATAAAGATATAAAAGATAAACTTTATAAATCGTATGATTTTAAAAAATGGGTTGAAGATAATAGGTATATATTAAGCGAAGAAGCTTCTAAATCTAACTATAAATATAATATTGAAACAAGTAGAACTAAATTGAGACAGAGATTATTTAATTATACAAAAGAAGAAATTTTAAATAGTATAAATTATATGTCAGAAACTTCTAGTGAAATAATAGGTTCTATGGGGCTTGATATTCCTCTAAGTGTGCTTTCAAATAAAAATCAGGTGTTTTTTAATTACTTTAAACAGAAATTTGCACAAGTAACGAATCCGCCACTAGACTCAATTAGAGAGAAAAACGTTATGTGTTTAGATCAGTATATTGGTAAGCATGGAGAGAAAATCGATAAAATTGAAATAACTTCAAATATAAAATACTTTAAAGCAAGTGGAATTGTTATAAGAAATAGAGAAATAGATTATTTGAAAAAACTAAATAATCCAGATTTAAAAGTTGCAGTAATACCGATAATTTTCCAAATTGATAGTGTAAATGGTATAAGAGAAGGTCTTGATACACTAAAAAAAAGGATTGCAGATTTAGTATTTTCTGATGTGAATATTGTGATATTATCTGATTTAAAAGTTGATAAATATAATGCTCCCATTCCAAGTTTGCTTGCCCTTATTACAGTTCATAAATATTTATTAAAAATAAAACAGAGAACGAAAATTGATATTATTATTGAGAGTGGTGAAGTAAGAGATGTTATGCATTTTGCTCTTTTATCAGGATATGGGGCAAAATTAGTAAATCCATATTTGGCATTTGATACTATTAGAGATTCTTCGAATAGCTTCAAAGAATTTGAAGAAAAAAAAGAAAATTATATTGAGGGTATTAATAATGGCTTATTAAAAATAATGTCTAAAATTGGTATCTCAACTCTTCAAAGTTACTGTGGATCAGAAATGTTTGAAATAATAGGACTTGATAAAGAGTTGAAAGATATGTATTTTACTAAGACGAATTCATCTATAGAAAGTGTAAGTATAGAGCTTATAGAAAAAGGGGTACTTAAAAATCATAGAAAGGCATTTGTTGAAAATAAAGAATTGAGTGATGGGGGAATATTTGAGTACAAAAAATATGGAGAATCACATTTAATTAATTCAAAACTTTCCGTGGCTCTAAAAAATGCTATTATTAATAATTCATATAGTGATTATTTGAAAGTATCAAATAAAATAAATAATCATAAAGAAGCAAAAAAAATAAGAGATATATTAGATTTTAAGGTAGAAAATGAGCAGGAATTTAGTCCTAAGAAGCGTGATAAAATTGTTTCTAACGTTGAATCTATTGAATCAATAATTAAAAGATTTGTAGCTTCTGCAATTTCATATGGTTCTATAAGTAAAAAAGCCCATGCAGATATTGCAAAAGCAATGAATTTAATGGGAGCAAGAAGTAACTGCGGTGAAGGAGGAGAAAGTAGTTTTAGAATAAAATCAAAGGACCTTAGAGAAAGTACAAATAGTAAAATCAAACAGATTGCTTCAGGAAGATTTGGTGTGGATATTGATTATTTGTCAAGTGCTAGTGAACTTCAAATAAAAATTGCACAAGGAGCAAAACCTGGTGAAGGAGGGCATCTACCAAAACATAAAGTAACAAAAGATATAGCTAAAGTAAGAAATTCATTAGAAAATACTGATCTTATTTCACCGCCTCCACATCATGATATATATTCCATAGAAGATTTAGCACAACTTATATATGATTTGAAAAGTGCAAATGAGAAAGCGAAGATTTCAGTAAAATTAGTTTCGCAATTAGGAATTGGAACAGTTGCATCTGGGGTAGTTAAAGCGCATGCAAATATTATTACAATAAGTGGACATGATGGTGGTACTGGTGCTGCAAGTCTAAATTCTATGAGATATGCTGGAATGCCTTGGGAAATTGGACTTTCAGATGTTCAGCAAACTCTTTTGTTAAATAATCTTAGAAGTCGCGTTAAACTGAGAGTTGATGGTAAAATGATGAATGGAAAAGATGTTGTTATAGCTACTTTACTAGGGGCTGATGAATTTGGTTTTGCAAGTGCAATTTTAATTTCACTTGGTTGTGTTAATTGCAGAAAGTGCCATTTAGGTAAATGTCAAGTTGGAATAGCAACCCAGGATAAAAATTTAATTAAAAACTATAAAGGAAAGCCAAAGTATATAATAGATTATTTTAAATTTGTTGCCAAAGAAGTTCAAGATATTTTGATAAGTATTGGAGTAAATTCACTTGATGATATTGTGGGTAGAACGGATTTGCTTAAAACAATTGAAAAGTATAATTATAAAAATATTGATTTATCAAAAATTCTTTACAGGCCTATTTTGCCTCAAAAAATAGGTACTAAATTTTATGGATATAGAAATTTGAATTTAATGAATACAATTGATTCGAAAATTTTTAAAAGCAGATTTTCAGATTTAGAAAATAAAATTCCTTTTGAAATAAATAGAAAAATAAATAATACTGATAGATCGGTTGGAACATATTTAAGTGGAAAATTAGCACAACTCTCACAAAATAGAATGGATAATGAAAAAGAAACAAATATAAATAAAATTTTTAAGTTGAATTTTAAAGGATATGCTGGTCAATCTTTTGGAGCATTTTTACATGAAAATATTGAATTAAGTTTATATGGTGATGCTAATGATTATGTGGGAAAAGGTCTTTCTGGAGGAAGGATAATTATTTATTCAGATAATATTAGTAATAATGTTGTAGCTGGAAATACAGTGTTATTTGGTGCAACTAGAGGTGAATTATATATTAATGGAACAGTAGGTCATAGATTTGCCGTTAGAAATAGTGGAGCTGTAGCAGTAATAGAAGGTGCAAAAAATCATGCATTTGAGTACATGACAAAGGGTGAAGTTTTAGTATTAGGTGAGCTTGGAAATAATATTGGAGCTGGAATGTCTGGTGGAATTATATACCTTGTTAATGAAGACAAAAATTTGATAAATAAACTTAATTCGCAATACGTTAAAATCAGAAAATCTACTAATAAAGAAAATGAAAAAGTATCTCTTATGTTAAAAAATCACTACAAATACACGAAAAGCGCAAAAGCAAAGACTATTTTAGATAATTTTAATGAATATCTAAGTATAATTAATATAATTGAAGTTAAAAGTTAACTTGTGTTTATGTTAAAAGTAGTGTAAAATAAGTAATTGTGAGTAGGCCAGATAATCGCGTGCATTTGCATGAGGAAAGTCCGGGCTCCATAGAGCAAGGGTGCTGGATAACTCCCAGTGAAGGCGACTTTAAGGAAAGTGCAACAGAGATATACCGCCTTATTTATAAGGTAAGGGTGAAAAGGTTGAGGTAAGAGCTCACCAGCTTGTAGGTGACTACAAAGGCTATGTAAACCCCATCTGGAGCAAGACCAAGTAGGGATATAAAAGGGGGCTGCTCGTTCCTTCCCGTAGGTAGGTCGCTAGAGTTTAGTGGTAACACTAGGCGTAGATAGATGATTATCTAATACAGAACCCGGCTTATAGATTTACTCACATATTGAAAACACTTACTTTTTAGTAAGTGTTTTTTATATTTGTCGCCAATTTGTCGCCATTGAATAAAGTTGTTAGTTTATTGACTGCCTTTTTCTGCATTTCAAGATTAACATGTGAATAAATGTTTAAAGTAGTGTTTATATCAGAATGACCTAATCGAATTTGAATAGTTTTAAAATCTACACCTTGAGAAAGTAGTAACGTGGCATTTGTATGTCTTAAATCATGAAATCTTACTTTTTTATCAATAGAAGATGCTTTCATTAATTTAGAAAATTTATTACTAAAATACATTGGGTGTAGATTATTTCCTTTTTCCCAAGTCATTATAAAATCAAATTGCTGATCATTATAAAAATTTTTAATATAATGAGAACCATATTTTAATTTATTTAAAAGTTGAATTTTTTTGTGTTCTTTAAGTAACTTACATAAATCTTTAG includes:
- a CDS encoding flavin reductase family protein, with the protein product MSKTTWKPGTMVYPVPAVMVSIGANKDEFNIITIAWTGTICSDPAMTYISVRKERHSYNILKKNMEFVINLTTKDLAFATDYCGVKSGKDISKFSEMNLTPEKASKINAPLIKESPVNIECIVKDIIELGSHDMFLAEVVAVNVDDKYFDEKGKFHLEKANPIAYSHGEYFELGKVIGGFGFSVKKPSKKKKNK
- a CDS encoding NUDIX hydrolase — encoded protein: MYIKQIEKYNPINEQEENDKKIILKYIDKFPNDILLRQNEAMHITSSSMIFNKEKTKVLMIHHNIYRTWSWTGGHVDGDCDLLYVALKEAKEETGLENIKILNSEISSIDILPVWGHYKKSKYVSAHLHLNTSYIFEADDKELLKVNIEETSGVKWIDINKISEFSNEPELIVVYNKLISKALLSNK
- a CDS encoding 4Fe-4S binding protein encodes the protein MQFIKKHIRGIIQLFIFTLVLLISINHNLLESGGGISWFSSASLHAVCPFGGVVTIYQLLTVGTFVKQIHAATLVLLVIVLLLAVFLGPVFCGWLCPLGSIQEWIGKIGKKIFGKKYNTFVNSKLDRVLRYFRYFVLVWVIIITARSGEILFQHVDPYYALFNFYTGEVAIQGLVILSLTLISSLFVERSWCKYACPYGALLGLTNKFSIFKIKRNKNTCVTCKKCDKDCPMNIEVSSKSIVTDLQCIRCMKCTSDNSCPIPETVDIKF
- the gltB gene encoding glutamate synthase large subunit; the encoded protein is MNLRSVLSKEGLYNEDNERDNCGVGFICNINGDKKNKIVSDGLMILKNLRHRGAVGSDDTTGDGAGVMIQIPYEYFNSQINKLSGKKNYGVGMIFFPNDPFARVLYEGIIEKHIKDCNLSILCWRDVPTNDYALGELAKATKPFIRQIFIDRGVLEEKLFDRKLYLIRKRIQNDIYRFNDTFSKKFYICSLSSKTIVYKGQILGHLISEYYQDLADDRVVSSFCIVHERYSTNTFPSWKLSQPFRFISHNGEFNTIKSNKNWMKAREGILKSDIFGKNFDSLKPFIEENVSDSGAFDNTFELLINNNHSMEYALSLMLPNAYEKDDSISESAKLYHEYNSRIMEPWDGPSTIVFSDGNKIGAAVDRNGLRPARYIVTKEDEVIFSSEVGVLNTNQDNIVRKDIVSAGEIFLIDINNKRIIFDKDIKDKLYKSYDFKKWVEDNRYILSEEASKSNYKYNIETSRTKLRQRLFNYTKEEILNSINYMSETSSEIIGSMGLDIPLSVLSNKNQVFFNYFKQKFAQVTNPPLDSIREKNVMCLDQYIGKHGEKIDKIEITSNIKYFKASGIVIRNREIDYLKKLNNPDLKVAVIPIIFQIDSVNGIREGLDTLKKRIADLVFSDVNIVILSDLKVDKYNAPIPSLLALITVHKYLLKIKQRTKIDIIIESGEVRDVMHFALLSGYGAKLVNPYLAFDTIRDSSNSFKEFEEKKENYIEGINNGLLKIMSKIGISTLQSYCGSEMFEIIGLDKELKDMYFTKTNSSIESVSIELIEKGVLKNHRKAFVENKELSDGGIFEYKKYGESHLINSKLSVALKNAIINNSYSDYLKVSNKINNHKEAKKIRDILDFKVENEQEFSPKKRDKIVSNVESIESIIKRFVASAISYGSISKKAHADIAKAMNLMGARSNCGEGGESSFRIKSKDLRESTNSKIKQIASGRFGVDIDYLSSASELQIKIAQGAKPGEGGHLPKHKVTKDIAKVRNSLENTDLISPPPHHDIYSIEDLAQLIYDLKSANEKAKISVKLVSQLGIGTVASGVVKAHANIITISGHDGGTGAASLNSMRYAGMPWEIGLSDVQQTLLLNNLRSRVKLRVDGKMMNGKDVVIATLLGADEFGFASAILISLGCVNCRKCHLGKCQVGIATQDKNLIKNYKGKPKYIIDYFKFVAKEVQDILISIGVNSLDDIVGRTDLLKTIEKYNYKNIDLSKILYRPILPQKIGTKFYGYRNLNLMNTIDSKIFKSRFSDLENKIPFEINRKINNTDRSVGTYLSGKLAQLSQNRMDNEKETNINKIFKLNFKGYAGQSFGAFLHENIELSLYGDANDYVGKGLSGGRIIIYSDNISNNVVAGNTVLFGATRGELYINGTVGHRFAVRNSGAVAVIEGAKNHAFEYMTKGEVLVLGELGNNIGAGMSGGIIYLVNEDKNLINKLNSQYVKIRKSTNKENEKVSLMLKNHYKYTKSAKAKTILDNFNEYLSIINIIEVKS
- a CDS encoding response regulator, producing MNILHLEYSGMYRMIIKDMIIKSGNVSFDSKKGSELFKILALNDIDLIITGTELSDMTGEDIVHEVKNSKFSNIPIIVISANEYDETIERFPNLHVDDYLQKQTLDFDRFCECIERYE
- a CDS encoding aldo/keto reductase, translating into MRKRILGRTGLLVSEIGFGGIPIQRISKEEALNVIKKCKNEGINFIDTARGYTVSEEYIGAAIQNNRRDWILASKSPVRDYNGMKKEVEISLINLKTDYIDLYQFHFVKSLEDLSMIVSENGALKALVEAKEEGKIGHIGITSHSVDILEKALELDLFETIQFPYNLVENQGEKIFKIANEKNVGVIIMKPIAGGAIDNGELSLKYVLNNKNVTVAIPGMETEELVEKNASVGNNSLKLSETDLKELNKIKEKLSGEFCRRCGYCLPCEKGIDIPSQFILEGYLTRYKLKDWAINRYESLEIKSSDCVKCGICETKCPYDLPIIKMLENVSNSFNNVDK
- a CDS encoding DMT family transporter yields the protein MNISRKKSIVFLVLAAVLWSTGGILIKLVDWNPIAIAGTRSGVSAILMYFYIIKKNKDSKLLSPKIKLTKIKFLGGCVYAATVILFVLGNKLTTSANVILLQYTAPIWVALFSGYFLKEKVKKGDWISIFFVMSGMVLFFVGDINTGQMIGNFVSVLSGFALAGVVILLKLQKEGSAVEMTFVGNIITLIVSIPFILWSMPSTISIIGIILLGIFQLGLSYILYSEAIFNVTAVEAILIPVIEPLLNPIWVFLFNGEKPSLMAIIGGMIVVSSVVIRNIIANKKNKSCDFKYKESTS